GACCGGGAGCTGCGGGAGGGGTCATGATCAGGGGGAGCCGCGCCGCGGCATCCGTCACCGACCCGCACCGCTCACGATGCGGTGCCGGGGATCAGCCCCAGCAGATCTCGCCGCCCTGCGCGGTGTCGATGGATTCGACACCCTCTTGCGGGTCGTCGGTGACGAGCGCGACGCCGGTGTCGAAGAAGTCGAGCCCCTCGGTCGTCTCCGGCGCCTTGCCGGTCTTCACGAGGTCGAAGATCGCCTGCACGCCGAGCTCGGCCATCTTGACCGGGTACTGCTGGCTGGTCGCGCCGATGATGCCCTCGGCCACCTGGTCGACGCCGGCGCAGCCGCCGTCGACGGAGACGACGATCACATCGTCCTTGCCGGCTGCCTTGAAGGCCTCGTAGGCGCCGTACGCGGCCGGTTCGTTGATCGTGTAGACGACGTTGATGTCGGGGTTCTTCGAGAGCAGGGTCTCGGCGGCGGTGCGGCCGCCGTCTTCGGCGCCACCGGATGCCTCGTTGCCGACGATCTCGTAGTCGCCACCGCTGTAGGTGCCGCTCTTCGCCTCGTCGCCATTGACCGCTGCGTCGGCGGTGTCGATGCCCATGCCGTCGAGGAAGCCCTGGTCGCGGTTGTAGTCGACCGAGACGATCTTGTCGTCGAACAGGTCGATGAGCGCGATGGTCGCCGTCTCGCCGGCGAGCTTGGCCGCGGTCCAGCGGCCGATCTCCTGGCCTGCCGCGAAGTTGTCGGTCGCGAAGGTGATGTCGACGGCTTCGGGATCGGCCGGCGGGGTGTCGAGCGCGATCACGAAGAGGCCGGCGTCGCGGGCCTTCACGAGCGCGTCTTCGACGCCGGGCCCGTTCGGAGTGATCAGGATGCCGGCGTCGCCCTTGGAGATGGCGTTCTCGACGGCCTGGATCTGGGTGTCCTCGTCGCCGTCCTCCTTGCCCGCGGCGAGCGTGAGCTCGACGCCGAGCTTGTCGGCAGCGGCCTCCGCGCCGTCCTGCATGGCGACGAAGAACGGGTTGGTCGTGGTCTTGACGATGAGCGAGACGCCGATCGCGTCAGTGTCACCGCTCTCGCCGCCTGCGTCGGCGCCCGCGGCACAGCCGGTCAGGGCGAGCGCCGCGGCAGCGGTCAGCGATCCTGCGGCGATGAGACGGCGGCGGAGCGCACCTGGTGCTGTGTGATTCATCGATGAATCTCCTCTGGTGTTGGAAGGCCCGTTGTCGCCTTGACAACGATGTCAGGGATAGGTCTAGCTCACCGACGCATGTATAGTCAAGTCCAACTTGCACATTTGGGAGCAAATCGTGACACCGTTGTCAAACTCGAGTACCGCGCCGGAGAGCGCACGTTCGCGACCGACGATGCGGCACGTGGCCGCCCTGGCCGGCGTCGGCGTGAAGACGGTCTCGCGCGTCATCAACGGCGAGCCGAACGTCTCGGCGGCGACGATCGCCAAGGTCGAGGCGGCGGCACGCACGCTCGACTACCAACCCGACCTGCACGCGGGAAACCTGCGCAGGGCCGACGGCCGCACGCGCACGCTCGGCCTCCTCGTCGGCAGCGTCGACAACCCGTTCTCGGGCGCCGTGCACCGGGCCGTCGAAGACGCCGCCCTCGCTCGCGGGGTCTCGGTGTTCGCGTCGAGCCTCGACGACGACCCCGACCGCGAACAGGAGGCGGTCGCGGCCTTCCTCCGCCGCCGCGTCGACGGACTGATCCTCACCACCATCACCGAGAGCCAGGCCTATCTCGCTCCCGAGCTGCGTCGCGGCACCCCGGTCGTCTTCGTCGACCGCGAACCGGCCGGCATCACCTCAGACGCCGTGGTCAGCGACAACGCCGACGGGGCCGCCCTCGCAACCCGTCACCTGCTCGAGCGCGGGCATCGCCGCATCGCCTACCTCGGCGACCGCCCCGGCATCCAGACCGCTCGCGAGCGGCATCGCGGCTACCTCGACGAACTCGGCAGGGCGGGCGTCTCCACTCGTGACCAGCATGTCGTCGAGGGTCTCCACGACGAAGCGACGTCGCAGGCCGCGACCCTCGCACTCTTCGACGCCCCGAGCCCGCCGACCGCGATCTTCTCCAGCCAGAACCTCGTGACCATCGGCGTCATCCGTGCACTGCGCGAACTCGGCCGGCAGCACGACACGGCCCTCGTCGGCTTCGACGATGTGCCGCTCGGCGACCTGCTCGACCCCGGCGTCACGGTCGTGGCGCAGAACCCCCAGCAGATCGGCCGCACGGCCGCCGAACGGATCTTCGCCCGCCTCGACGGGGACACCGCCCCCGCGGCGCGCTCGATCGTACCGACACGGCTCATCGTGCGCGGATCGGGCGAGATCACGCCGCGAACGGAGGGCTGAGCGGATGTCACGGCACGACGTGGATCCCAGCGCGCGCATCACCGTCATCGGCGACGCGCTCATCGACGAGCTGCGCGACCCTCGCGGGGCCCGGGAGTTCGTCGGCGGCGCCGCCCTCAACGTCGCGGTCGGGCTGGCCCTCCTCGGCGAGGACGTGACGCTCGTCGCGATGCTCGGCGACGACGAGCCGGCCACGCGCATCCGCTCATTCCTGCGCGACTACGGCGTGCGCCTCGTCGAGAGCCCCTCCGAGCACGGCACCTCGCGGGCCGTCTCCGATCGCACCGACGGCGAGCCGCGGTACGAATTCAACGAGGCCGCGCAGCGGCGCAGCATCCGCTTCGACGACGCGACCCGCGCCGCGATCGACGAGGCCGACCTCGTGGTCGTCAGCTGCTTCCCGTTCGACGACGCCGAGCAG
The DNA window shown above is from Agromyces cerinus and carries:
- a CDS encoding LacI family DNA-binding transcriptional regulator gives rise to the protein MRHVAALAGVGVKTVSRVINGEPNVSAATIAKVEAAARTLDYQPDLHAGNLRRADGRTRTLGLLVGSVDNPFSGAVHRAVEDAALARGVSVFASSLDDDPDREQEAVAAFLRRRVDGLILTTITESQAYLAPELRRGTPVVFVDREPAGITSDAVVSDNADGAALATRHLLERGHRRIAYLGDRPGIQTARERHRGYLDELGRAGVSTRDQHVVEGLHDEATSQAATLALFDAPSPPTAIFSSQNLVTIGVIRALRELGRQHDTALVGFDDVPLGDLLDPGVTVVAQNPQQIGRTAAERIFARLDGDTAPAARSIVPTRLIVRGSGEITPRTEG
- a CDS encoding substrate-binding domain-containing protein — translated: MNHTAPGALRRRLIAAGSLTAAAALALTGCAAGADAGGESGDTDAIGVSLIVKTTTNPFFVAMQDGAEAAADKLGVELTLAAGKEDGDEDTQIQAVENAISKGDAGILITPNGPGVEDALVKARDAGLFVIALDTPPADPEAVDITFATDNFAAGQEIGRWTAAKLAGETATIALIDLFDDKIVSVDYNRDQGFLDGMGIDTADAAVNGDEAKSGTYSGGDYEIVGNEASGGAEDGGRTAAETLLSKNPDINVVYTINEPAAYGAYEAFKAAGKDDVIVVSVDGGCAGVDQVAEGIIGATSQQYPVKMAELGVQAIFDLVKTGKAPETTEGLDFFDTGVALVTDDPQEGVESIDTAQGGEICWG